A genomic region of Peptoniphilus sp. ING2-D1G contains the following coding sequences:
- a CDS encoding Hypothetical protein (Family membership) has protein sequence MFKKKRKDDTIYGTILESEKSNSIDELIFDETENKDDDISGLIKAFEDFYDRNSESIEEFDKYFENHRADCVIDKFLNYLYNIEIFNEQKLVGLSILLMRNTHSVESVKFGIILSGFYPLINVRGALKIIVDLAIHEEFSEYSFKAIKTLQIYPVLRDNILRRSGEKVHRIEERINEIRKK, from the coding sequence ATGTTTAAGAAAAAAAGGAAAGACGATACAATTTACGGAACTATTTTAGAAAGTGAAAAAAGCAACTCCATTGATGAGTTGATTTTTGATGAAACAGAAAACAAAGATGACGATATTTCAGGGTTGATAAAGGCCTTTGAAGATTTTTACGACAGAAACAGTGAATCAATTGAAGAGTTTGACAAATATTTTGAAAACCATAGAGCTGATTGCGTGATAGATAAATTTTTAAATTATCTGTACAATATTGAAATCTTCAACGAGCAAAAACTTGTAGGGCTTTCAATCCTGCTCATGAGAAATACACATAGTGTGGAATCTGTAAAGTTCGGCATAATATTAAGCGGATTTTATCCACTCATAAACGTAAGGGGCGCTTTAAAAATAATAGTTGATTTGGCAATTCACGAAGAGTTTAGCGAATATTCCTTTAAGGCTATCAAAACTCTACAAATTTATCCGGTTTTAAGGGATAATATCCTTAGGAGATCAGGTGAAAAAGTACATAGAATAGAGGAGCGAATAAATGAAATTAGGAAGAAATAA
- a CDS encoding S1 RNA binding domain protein (The S1 domain of around 70 amino acids, originally identified in ribosomal protein S1, is found in a large number of RNA-associated proteins. It has been shown that S1 proteins bind RNA through their S1 domains with some degree of sequence specificity; High confidence in function and specificity): MKLGRNNLKVKSISKDRIILTDTKEEIRLKDKNENLKLNDEVSVFIYDDPKGERVATTKKPLIDVGEVKNLKVVDKTKYGYFVDIGLDKDIFLPFQKRKGRIDVGEHYLMHLYIDRSDRLCVSMDIKDKLKLNEEFKVNDILSGTIYEIDEKGAKVAIDNKYDGLILKEELKGIYRVGDKVDARVQRILKNGMITLTIRQKSYKQMHADAEMLLELLKEQKGVLKLGDKSDPEEIKTITGLSKKAFKRAEGALYKEELVELYPDRIVLKKK, translated from the coding sequence ATGAAATTAGGAAGAAATAACCTGAAAGTCAAGAGTATTTCGAAGGATAGAATAATACTTACCGATACAAAAGAAGAGATCAGACTAAAAGATAAAAATGAAAATTTAAAATTAAATGATGAAGTAAGTGTATTTATCTATGACGATCCCAAGGGAGAAAGAGTTGCCACAACTAAAAAACCCTTGATAGATGTAGGAGAAGTTAAGAATTTAAAAGTTGTCGATAAGACGAAGTACGGATACTTTGTAGACATCGGACTTGACAAGGACATATTCTTGCCCTTCCAAAAGAGAAAAGGAAGAATAGATGTGGGAGAACACTACTTGATGCATCTTTACATCGACAGATCCGACAGACTTTGTGTAAGCATGGATATAAAAGATAAGTTGAAGTTAAATGAAGAATTTAAAGTCAACGATATTCTCTCGGGTACCATTTATGAAATTGATGAAAAGGGAGCAAAAGTTGCCATTGACAATAAATACGACGGATTGATTTTAAAGGAGGAACTGAAGGGAATATACAGAGTCGGCGACAAAGTGGATGCCCGTGTTCAAAGGATTTTAAAAAACGGCATGATAACTCTTACCATAAGGCAAAAATCCTATAAACAAATGCATGCGGATGCGGAAATGCTACTTGAGCTGTTGAAGGAGCAAAAGGGAGTTTTGAAATTAGGCGATAAATCAGACCCTGAAGAAATAAAGACGATTACAGGGCTTTCAAAAAAAGCCTTCAAAAGAGCCGAGGGTGCTCTTTATAAGGAAGAACTTGTAGAGCTGTATCCCGATAGAATAGTGCTTAAGAAAAAATGA